One Defluviitoga tunisiensis genomic window carries:
- the ftsH gene encoding ATP-dependent zinc metalloprotease FtsH, which translates to MAKNKNNDDKNINPQPKQDKEENKKKVKSTGIIWIYIALAAIFVIAIFFLTKETKTNIPFSQLINMINNDEVESMLINQNGTIKVVAKDGSLYESFSPNMMSDKQYIDTIIQKGIKVDYKQSLSSKWWFTLLMSLIPTVVIVLFLFWMYKYALSGTKSSMTFSKSLSKKFEPSDKKITFKDVAGIDEVIEEVEDIVNFLKNPSEYQEIGARMPKGVLLVGPPGTGKTLTARAIAGEANVPFFYSSGSDFVELFVGVGAARVRDLFKTAKENAPSIIFIDELDAVGRQRGSGLGGGNDEREQTLNALLVELDGFDSSTGVIVMAATNRPDVLDKALLRPGRFDKKIFVGPPDANGRKEILKIHVRNKVISDDVNLDILAKRTPGFVGADLENLTNEAALIATRKRKPAIDMSDFEEALEKIISGPAKKHKIISDKERKILAYHEMGHSLIAHYLPNTDPIYKITIIPRGVGSLGSTLLLPEKDKFLIKKSEILDRITVMLGGRAAEKLVFGFATTGAKDDLQKSTDLAKTMVYRLGMSQKIGPVYWEGEEDEVFLGSELTKQRNYSEETKKELDLEVKKIINNMYDKAIDILNKNRKRLDLLSSYIFKEETIYGEEFKKMMEMDIEELETYVGNESELNEFLNMDVINNLQYQKA; encoded by the coding sequence ATGGCGAAAAATAAAAATAATGACGACAAAAATATCAATCCTCAGCCAAAGCAAGATAAAGAAGAAAACAAAAAAAAGGTAAAATCTACTGGTATTATTTGGATTTATATAGCTTTAGCCGCTATCTTTGTTATTGCAATCTTTTTTTTAACAAAAGAGACCAAAACTAACATACCTTTTTCTCAACTTATAAATATGATAAATAACGATGAAGTCGAGTCGATGTTGATAAACCAAAATGGAACTATAAAAGTTGTTGCAAAAGATGGTTCATTGTATGAATCGTTTTCTCCTAATATGATGTCTGATAAACAGTATATAGACACGATAATACAAAAAGGAATTAAGGTTGACTATAAACAGAGTTTGAGCTCCAAATGGTGGTTTACGTTATTAATGAGCTTGATTCCAACTGTAGTTATAGTATTATTCTTGTTTTGGATGTACAAATATGCCCTCTCAGGCACAAAAAGTAGCATGACTTTTAGTAAAAGTCTTTCAAAAAAATTTGAACCTTCTGATAAAAAGATTACGTTTAAAGATGTAGCTGGAATTGACGAAGTAATTGAAGAAGTAGAAGATATAGTTAATTTCTTAAAAAACCCAAGTGAATACCAAGAAATTGGTGCAAGAATGCCAAAAGGCGTTTTATTGGTAGGACCTCCAGGAACTGGTAAAACTCTTACTGCAAGAGCTATAGCAGGCGAAGCTAACGTACCTTTCTTTTATTCAAGTGGCTCGGATTTTGTTGAATTATTTGTAGGTGTTGGCGCAGCAAGGGTGAGAGATTTATTTAAAACTGCAAAAGAAAATGCACCCTCCATCATTTTCATAGATGAATTAGACGCAGTTGGTAGACAAAGAGGTTCCGGCCTTGGCGGAGGGAATGATGAAAGAGAGCAAACTTTAAATGCTCTTTTAGTTGAACTTGACGGTTTTGACTCTTCTACAGGCGTTATAGTAATGGCGGCTACAAATAGACCTGATGTTTTAGATAAAGCACTTCTAAGGCCAGGTCGTTTCGATAAAAAAATATTTGTCGGTCCCCCAGACGCTAATGGAAGAAAAGAAATATTAAAGATTCATGTAAGAAATAAAGTTATAAGTGATGATGTAAATTTAGATATCTTAGCTAAACGAACACCAGGATTTGTTGGTGCGGACTTGGAAAATCTAACGAATGAGGCTGCTCTGATAGCAACTAGAAAACGAAAGCCCGCTATCGACATGAGTGATTTTGAAGAGGCCTTAGAAAAAATAATCTCTGGCCCAGCTAAAAAGCATAAAATTATATCAGATAAAGAAAGAAAAATACTTGCATATCATGAAATGGGACATTCATTAATAGCTCATTATCTACCTAATACAGACCCTATCTACAAGATAACCATAATTCCTAGAGGAGTAGGATCATTAGGAAGTACCTTGCTTCTTCCTGAAAAAGATAAATTTTTAATAAAAAAATCTGAAATATTAGATAGAATAACCGTTATGCTAGGAGGAAGAGCTGCAGAAAAGCTCGTTTTTGGTTTTGCTACTACAGGTGCTAAAGATGACCTACAAAAATCAACTGATTTAGCTAAAACGATGGTTTATCGTTTAGGTATGTCACAAAAAATAGGTCCCGTATATTGGGAAGGAGAAGAAGATGAAGTTTTCCTGGGAAGCGAATTAACTAAACAAAGAAATTATTCTGAAGAGACTAAAAAAGAGCTTGATCTAGAAGTAAAAAAAATCATCAATAATATGTACGATAAAGCAATAGATATATTAAATAAAAACCGAAAAAGATTAGACCTTTTATCTTCTTATATTTTTAAGGAAGAAACTATATATGGAGAAGAGTTTAAAAAAATGATGGAAATGGATATAGAAGAATTAGAAACTTATGTTGGTAACGAATCTGAATTAAATGAATTTTTAAACATGGACGTTATAAATAACCTTCAATATCAAAAAGCTTAG
- a CDS encoding thiamine pyrophosphate-dependent enzyme: MSNRQNLFTFENEKELDIAWCPGCGNFGILNILKKALEEIEEITPNNLVVVSGIGQAAKIPHYFKNNTFNGLHGRALPVAAAIKMANPELFVIAESGDGDMYGEGGNHFIHNIRRNIDITNIVHDNRVYGLTKGQASPTTQKGMVTPVQVNGVVSDPFNPIAVAISNGATFVARAFVGDVKGTKEIIKMAIRHKGYALVDIFQPCVTFNRINTYAWFNQNTYKLGEDYDPTDKIKALEIAFQEDKLALGVIYQEDGKPTFEEQLNVYKESKEPLYKRQRDLKEVEAFINSMK; the protein is encoded by the coding sequence ATGTCAAATAGACAAAATCTTTTCACTTTTGAAAATGAAAAGGAACTTGATATTGCTTGGTGTCCAGGGTGTGGAAACTTTGGGATATTGAATATTCTAAAAAAAGCGTTGGAGGAAATAGAAGAGATCACTCCCAATAATTTGGTGGTTGTTTCTGGAATAGGCCAAGCTGCAAAGATCCCTCATTATTTTAAAAATAATACTTTTAACGGACTACATGGACGGGCACTTCCTGTTGCAGCGGCAATAAAAATGGCTAATCCTGAGCTTTTTGTTATCGCTGAAAGTGGAGATGGGGATATGTACGGAGAAGGAGGAAACCATTTTATTCATAATATCAGAAGAAATATTGATATTACAAATATAGTCCATGATAATAGGGTATATGGGTTAACAAAAGGTCAGGCTTCTCCAACCACCCAAAAAGGGATGGTTACGCCTGTTCAGGTAAATGGTGTTGTTTCAGATCCTTTCAATCCGATAGCGGTTGCGATTTCTAATGGGGCTACTTTTGTAGCAAGGGCTTTTGTAGGTGATGTAAAAGGTACAAAAGAGATTATAAAAATGGCGATCCGGCATAAGGGTTATGCTTTGGTTGATATATTTCAACCTTGCGTCACTTTCAATAGAATTAATACTTATGCTTGGTTTAATCAGAATACATATAAGCTTGGCGAAGATTATGATCCAACAGATAAAATTAAAGCACTTGAGATTGCTTTTCAGGAAGATAAACTGGCACTTGGAGTTATATATCAAGAAGATGGAAAACCAACTTTTGAAGAACAATTAAATGTTTACAAAGAAAGTAAAGAGCCACTGTATAAAAGGCAGAGAGATTTAAAAGAAGTTGAAGCATTTATAAATTCGATGAAATAA
- a CDS encoding DUF192 domain-containing protein → MKRNMFLLFVFLSFTILLISQDINLPVFPKGELTISQDGKSITIPIEIADNDELQSLGLMYREDIPKEYGMLFIFPTDGIRGFWMKNTYIALDIAFINSEGIILEIKTMEPCNSENCPVYTIYKPFRYALEVKAGFFEEYGFKPGARIQWRINNRSIN, encoded by the coding sequence TTGAAAAGAAATATGTTCCTTTTATTTGTGTTTCTTTCTTTTACTATCTTGCTAATATCTCAAGATATTAATTTACCTGTGTTTCCAAAAGGTGAGCTAACGATTTCACAAGATGGGAAATCTATAACTATACCTATTGAAATTGCAGATAACGATGAATTACAAAGCTTAGGGTTAATGTATAGAGAAGACATTCCTAAGGAGTATGGAATGTTGTTTATTTTTCCTACTGATGGAATAAGAGGTTTTTGGATGAAAAATACATACATAGCCCTTGATATTGCTTTTATTAATAGTGAAGGAATTATTTTAGAGATTAAAACGATGGAACCTTGTAATAGTGAAAACTGCCCGGTATATACCATTTATAAACCATTCAGATATGCTCTTGAGGTTAAAGCAGGTTTTTTTGAAGAATACGGTTTTAAGCCAGGGGCTAGAATTCAATGGCGTATTAACAATAGGTCTATTAATTGA
- a CDS encoding ClbS/DfsB family four-helix bundle protein — translation MFIEEFNDINEKDKDKLIDGVDRTPAQTIAYQLGWMNIILNWESQEQLGFVVTTPTQHYKWNNLSGLYESFYKQFEGYTLKELCTMFIKAEQQIIELINNYTDIELFQQG, via the coding sequence TTGTTCATTGAAGAATTTAATGATATTAATGAAAAAGATAAAGATAAGTTAATTGACGGAGTTGACAGAACACCTGCTCAAACGATTGCTTATCAATTGGGTTGGATGAATATCATCCTAAATTGGGAGAGTCAAGAACAGCTAGGATTTGTTGTCACCACACCCACCCAACATTATAAATGGAATAATCTTAGTGGTTTATATGAAAGTTTTTATAAACAATTCGAGGGATATACTCTAAAGGAGTTGTGTACTATGTTTATAAAGGCTGAACAGCAAATTATTGAATTGATTAATAATTATACAGATATTGAATTATTTCAGCAAGGGTGA
- a CDS encoding 2-oxoacid:acceptor oxidoreductase subunit alpha, whose amino-acid sequence MNSTLKEEVSIVLSGEAGQGIQTIESLLTYILKREGYYVFATKEYMSRIRGGSNSTEIRVSSRPVNSFVEKIDILIPLSKNSVTHLGKRVSDNTFIVADNESLKLEMDNLIDVPLLKIANDLGNPIFANVVAVGVVLGLFGIRIKTIEDYLIETFGQKGKEIVEGNIQAASKGYQIGKELRDKGKIVIDIETNDQLKEDLLLSGTDAVALGALAGGCDSVFAYPMTPGTGVLTAMANFSKDFDIVVEQAEDEIAAINMALGSWYAGGRAMVTTSDGGFALMEEGVSLAGMIESPVVIHLGQRPAPATGLPTRTAQEALNLVIHAGHGEFPRIVYAPGTLEQAFYLTQKAFNMADKYQVPVFILTDQFFVDSYSNVKKFDLSDIKIEKHFVETDEDYKRYDLSKAVKGVSPRGIPNFGKGLIVVDSDEHDEYGHITENLEIRVKMVDKRLKKFEAINDEIISPELVGDEDYEYLIVCWGSNYHVVKEVIESIKDKKIAMLHFSQVFPLDKDAVKYLENAKKVIDVENNATGQFARLFKAETGVSIDSKILKYNGMPFSVEELKVKITEKLRGNYNVK is encoded by the coding sequence GTGAACTCAACTTTAAAAGAAGAAGTTTCGATAGTATTATCAGGAGAGGCAGGTCAAGGTATTCAAACCATAGAAAGTTTGCTAACCTATATCTTAAAAAGAGAGGGGTATTATGTTTTCGCTACAAAGGAATATATGTCTCGAATTAGGGGTGGAAGCAATTCAACTGAAATTAGGGTAAGTTCGAGACCTGTGAACAGTTTTGTAGAAAAAATTGATATCTTGATTCCGTTATCAAAAAACTCAGTAACGCATTTAGGAAAACGTGTTAGTGACAATACATTTATTGTTGCAGATAATGAATCATTAAAATTAGAAATGGATAATTTAATAGATGTTCCTTTACTCAAAATAGCGAATGATTTGGGAAACCCGATTTTTGCAAATGTTGTCGCTGTAGGGGTGGTTCTAGGACTTTTTGGTATTAGAATAAAAACAATAGAAGATTATTTAATTGAAACGTTTGGTCAAAAGGGCAAAGAGATAGTAGAAGGGAATATACAAGCGGCTTCCAAAGGTTATCAAATAGGAAAAGAATTACGAGACAAAGGAAAAATAGTTATCGATATTGAAACTAACGACCAACTAAAAGAAGATTTATTATTGAGTGGTACCGATGCAGTAGCTTTAGGTGCATTAGCTGGAGGATGTGACTCGGTTTTTGCTTATCCTATGACTCCTGGTACCGGAGTTTTGACAGCTATGGCAAATTTTTCAAAAGATTTTGATATAGTAGTAGAACAGGCAGAGGATGAGATAGCTGCTATTAATATGGCTTTAGGTTCATGGTATGCTGGTGGAAGGGCTATGGTTACAACTTCTGACGGAGGTTTTGCCCTTATGGAAGAAGGAGTGTCGTTAGCAGGTATGATTGAATCGCCTGTAGTTATTCATTTAGGGCAACGACCAGCTCCAGCAACTGGCTTACCTACTAGAACGGCTCAAGAAGCCTTAAATTTGGTTATTCATGCAGGACACGGTGAATTTCCAAGAATCGTTTACGCCCCTGGTACTTTAGAACAGGCATTTTATTTAACACAGAAAGCATTTAATATGGCAGATAAGTATCAAGTGCCTGTTTTTATTTTGACAGACCAATTTTTTGTAGATTCATATTCAAACGTTAAAAAGTTTGATTTATCTGATATTAAAATAGAAAAGCATTTTGTTGAAACAGATGAAGATTATAAAAGGTACGATTTAAGTAAAGCAGTAAAAGGAGTCTCGCCAAGAGGAATTCCTAATTTTGGGAAAGGATTGATTGTTGTAGATAGTGATGAACACGATGAATATGGGCATATAACCGAAAATCTTGAAATAAGGGTAAAAATGGTTGATAAGAGATTAAAGAAGTTTGAAGCTATTAATGATGAGATAATAAGTCCCGAATTAGTAGGAGACGAGGACTACGAGTATTTGATAGTTTGTTGGGGGTCCAACTATCATGTAGTAAAAGAGGTTATAGAAAGTATTAAAGATAAAAAGATAGCGATGCTTCATTTTTCCCAGGTCTTTCCTCTTGATAAAGATGCTGTTAAATATCTTGAAAATGCAAAAAAGGTTATCGATGTTGAAAATAATGCTACTGGTCAGTTTGCAAGATTGTTTAAGGCTGAAACAGGAGTAAGTATCGACTCAAAAATTCTAAAATATAACGGTATGCCTTTTTCTGTAGAAGAGTTGAAGGTTAAAATAACCGAAAAATTGAGGGGGAATTATAATGTCAAATAG
- a CDS encoding BMP family ABC transporter substrate-binding protein, producing the protein MYKSYRTQARTEYEKANRIAKRDFLLSISRGEEGYLQALEDIIQNVEIAKEQNLGIIDIPIERIKGTYYHSRAMSFSSNFYPLMKIDTEFASKWMSLYEIHYKEGISDPIVAYEYLNWFYVVEGNKRVSILKYLNAFSIRGEVKRLIPKWDENDPQIRIYYEFLDFYDKTKINIIWFNKEGKFNELYELIKDYQKRSDFVENKYDELISSVYLPFRKAYRDLAKDRLKLPEEEAFIEYIKRFGLDNVPEIEREMRRQVEILIEELSEEKVKPVTPLFKIPGLLAGTPLKVAFIYNTAIEESAWTYSHELGRRYVQERLKGEIITKCYEKVTNAKIYEQVMEELEKEKFDLIFTTSFDFLYEQQLSAFHNVKFMYFSGYKSPEDINTYFGRMYEPRFLAGMVAGAMTKSNNLGYVASYGIPEVIMGINAFALGARSVNSRARVHVGWTNTWHNSEYERRTAEYLIKDLGVDVITHHQDSAEVLKVGEKYSVYTIGYHYDMREHAPTTYLTSVVWNWGVYYESIIRDVLRGSNFSLFRLFSGSEKIEKFWGGLKSGVVDLAPMSKLVLPQIKNIVELVKYDIKTEEFHPFRGPIFDREGNLRVPEGEDLNDEELIKMDWFVDNIYYS; encoded by the coding sequence ATGTATAAGTCGTATAGAACTCAGGCTCGGACTGAATACGAAAAAGCCAATAGGATTGCAAAAAGAGATTTTTTACTGAGTATTTCTAGAGGAGAAGAGGGGTACTTACAGGCGCTTGAAGATATTATACAGAATGTTGAAATTGCTAAAGAACAAAACTTGGGAATTATAGACATTCCTATTGAAAGGATTAAAGGCACTTATTATCATTCAAGGGCAATGTCTTTTTCTAGTAATTTTTATCCTTTGATGAAAATCGATACAGAATTTGCGAGTAAGTGGATGAGTTTATACGAAATTCATTATAAAGAGGGAATAAGTGATCCTATTGTAGCCTACGAATATCTCAATTGGTTTTATGTTGTTGAGGGAAATAAAAGAGTTAGTATATTAAAATATTTAAATGCTTTTTCTATCCGTGGAGAGGTAAAAAGATTAATACCAAAATGGGACGAAAATGATCCTCAAATAAGAATTTATTATGAATTTTTAGATTTTTATGATAAAACAAAAATTAATATAATTTGGTTTAATAAAGAAGGAAAGTTCAATGAATTATATGAACTGATAAAAGATTATCAGAAGAGAAGTGATTTTGTAGAAAATAAATATGATGAATTAATTTCTTCTGTTTATTTGCCATTTAGAAAAGCGTATAGAGACCTCGCTAAAGATAGACTTAAACTTCCAGAAGAAGAGGCATTTATTGAGTATATAAAGAGGTTTGGATTAGATAATGTACCTGAAATAGAGAGAGAAATGAGAAGACAAGTTGAAATTCTAATTGAAGAATTATCAGAAGAAAAAGTTAAACCGGTTACACCTTTATTTAAGATTCCAGGACTTTTGGCTGGTACACCTTTAAAGGTTGCATTTATCTATAACACAGCAATTGAAGAATCTGCATGGACATATTCTCATGAATTAGGTAGGAGATATGTTCAGGAAAGGCTTAAAGGCGAAATAATAACTAAATGTTATGAAAAAGTTACTAATGCTAAAATATATGAACAAGTCATGGAAGAGTTAGAAAAAGAAAAGTTTGATCTTATCTTTACAACTAGTTTTGATTTTTTATATGAACAGCAGCTTAGCGCTTTTCATAATGTTAAGTTCATGTATTTTTCTGGTTATAAATCTCCCGAGGATATTAATACCTATTTTGGTAGGATGTATGAACCTAGATTTCTAGCAGGTATGGTAGCAGGAGCAATGACTAAAAGTAATAATCTAGGTTATGTTGCGTCATATGGAATTCCAGAGGTAATTATGGGTATAAACGCTTTTGCGTTAGGCGCAAGATCTGTTAACTCAAGGGCTAGAGTTCATGTGGGCTGGACAAATACATGGCATAATTCAGAATATGAAAGACGAACAGCTGAATATTTAATAAAAGATTTAGGAGTGGACGTTATAACGCATCATCAAGATTCTGCAGAGGTGTTAAAGGTAGGAGAAAAATATAGCGTATATACAATTGGCTACCATTATGACATGAGAGAACATGCCCCTACTACTTATTTAACATCAGTGGTTTGGAATTGGGGAGTTTATTATGAATCTATTATTAGAGATGTGCTGAGGGGTTCCAACTTTTCTTTGTTTAGATTGTTTTCAGGTTCAGAAAAGATAGAAAAGTTTTGGGGAGGCTTGAAGAGTGGGGTTGTTGATTTAGCTCCTATGAGTAAGCTTGTACTTCCTCAAATAAAAAATATTGTTGAATTAGTTAAGTATGACATAAAAACAGAAGAATTTCATCCTTTTAGGGGCCCAATATTTGATAGAGAAGGTAACCTAAGAGTTCCTGAAGGAGAAGATTTAAATGACGAAGAGCTTATAAAAATGGACTGGTTTGTAGATAATATTTATTATTCATGA
- a CDS encoding energy-coupling factor transporter transmembrane component T family protein — protein sequence MLSDNIALGRYVEKDSFMHSLDPRVKLLGLFVLAGFAFSINSFFDVSLMFGYTLILMILSGLSLAYYLKSLKSVLFIVAFAFVIQLFTRGGNTLFQIGFIRISDLGLFNAFIISFRIIFAVLLSSVLTLTTSPTSLAHALEDVLRWFFIPQKFAHEVAMVMTIAIRFIPVIANEADRIMKAQLSRGANFDDRKFSGKVKGAISIIVPLLVSALRRAEDLSIAMEARGYNGWEGRTRFKQFKWKLKDTLFLISFIVLCFVIIFV from the coding sequence ATGCTCTCGGACAATATCGCATTAGGAAGATATGTAGAAAAAGATTCTTTTATGCATTCTTTAGACCCTAGAGTCAAACTTTTAGGACTTTTTGTACTTGCAGGATTTGCATTTTCAATTAATAGTTTTTTTGATGTTTCTCTTATGTTCGGATATACATTAATCTTGATGATATTATCAGGATTAAGTTTGGCATATTATCTTAAATCGTTGAAATCAGTTTTGTTCATAGTTGCCTTTGCTTTCGTTATTCAATTGTTCACTAGAGGGGGAAATACCCTTTTTCAGATTGGTTTTATCAGAATTAGCGATTTAGGACTATTTAATGCTTTTATTATATCTTTTAGAATAATATTCGCAGTCTTGTTGTCCTCGGTATTAACCTTAACAACTTCACCAACTTCACTTGCTCATGCTCTAGAAGACGTACTTCGATGGTTTTTCATTCCCCAAAAATTTGCACATGAAGTTGCAATGGTTATGACTATAGCTATTAGATTTATTCCTGTTATAGCAAATGAAGCTGACAGAATAATGAAAGCACAACTTAGTAGAGGCGCTAATTTTGACGATAGAAAATTTTCTGGAAAAGTTAAGGGCGCAATCTCGATTATTGTCCCGTTATTAGTTTCTGCTCTAAGAAGGGCAGAAGATCTTAGTATAGCTATGGAAGCAAGGGGATACAACGGATGGGAAGGAAGAACGAGATTCAAGCAATTTAAATGGAAGTTAAAAGATACCTTATTTTTAATTTCTTTTATTGTACTTTGTTTTGTAATAATTTTTGTTTAA
- a CDS encoding class I mannose-6-phosphate isomerase — MKITEPLISKPIFSEKVWGSETLNEIFKVKTNEKIGEVWLYSGLNNYETELVGKDSGQFYGKPSELFPHYPLLLKLIATSSWLSIQLHPDDEIAKQIENQQWGKSEAWFFLKDKGRIKVSNDNPNLLKALEDNSWDDFLEEFEMNKNDIIYIPAGTVHTLGPNSLLLEIQQSSDLTYRLYDWGRPREIHVEKSKMVLKRVKSSYAIARNSQGLQTKYFSFMKFANQIKKGWGLFVDLNTFETIVLSEDTEYLFKGEFVEFRMNNRGWDI, encoded by the coding sequence ATGAAAATAACTGAACCACTAATTTCAAAACCAATTTTTTCAGAAAAGGTTTGGGGTAGCGAAACACTCAATGAAATTTTTAAGGTCAAAACTAATGAAAAAATTGGTGAAGTTTGGTTATACTCGGGATTAAATAACTATGAAACAGAATTGGTTGGAAAAGATAGTGGACAATTTTATGGAAAGCCTAGTGAATTGTTTCCTCATTATCCTCTTCTCTTGAAATTAATTGCTACTTCTTCTTGGTTATCAATACAGCTTCATCCAGATGATGAAATCGCAAAGCAAATAGAAAATCAACAATGGGGTAAATCTGAGGCTTGGTTTTTCTTAAAAGACAAAGGGAGAATAAAGGTGTCCAACGATAACCCAAATTTGTTAAAAGCCTTAGAAGACAATAGTTGGGACGATTTTTTGGAAGAGTTTGAAATGAACAAAAACGATATCATTTATATCCCTGCAGGAACGGTTCATACGCTGGGGCCTAACAGTTTATTATTGGAGATTCAACAAAGTTCTGATTTAACTTATCGGTTATACGATTGGGGAAGACCTAGAGAAATCCATGTTGAAAAGTCTAAAATGGTGTTAAAAAGAGTAAAATCAAGTTATGCTATAGCGAGGAATTCACAAGGTTTACAAACCAAATATTTCAGTTTTATGAAATTTGCCAATCAAATAAAAAAAGGTTGGGGATTGTTTGTAGATCTAAATACTTTTGAAACTATCGTATTATCAGAGGATACAGAATATTTGTTTAAAGGGGAATTTGTGGAGTTTAGAATGAATAATCGAGGATGGGATATTTAG
- a CDS encoding HAD family hydrolase has product MKILIKAVIFDMDGVIIDSEPLHYEANKEIFSSLGIPVQDVPYSNYIGVSNEEMWQDLKNTFSLPYSVNELVERQNNETIKHFKKSSLKPIDGIVELLSTLKNNNFKIGLASSSPKVLIEEVLSSLNLDKYFDVYASADHVAYGKPKPDLFIYTAGLLHVIPRECVVIEDSKNGVKAAKAAGMKCIGFINPNSMNQDLSLADVKVNSIKEITIDLIKSLE; this is encoded by the coding sequence GTGAAAATATTGATTAAAGCTGTTATTTTTGACATGGATGGAGTAATAATCGATAGTGAACCATTGCATTATGAAGCTAACAAAGAAATATTTTCAAGTTTAGGAATTCCTGTTCAAGATGTACCATATAGCAATTATATTGGCGTAAGTAATGAGGAAATGTGGCAAGATTTAAAAAATACTTTTAGTTTGCCTTACAGTGTAAACGAACTCGTAGAAAGACAAAATAATGAAACCATAAAACATTTCAAAAAATCGTCTTTGAAACCTATTGACGGAATAGTAGAATTATTATCTACATTAAAAAATAATAATTTTAAGATAGGATTAGCTTCTTCATCCCCAAAAGTCTTAATCGAAGAAGTCTTGAGCTCCTTAAATCTTGATAAATATTTTGATGTCTATGCTAGTGCAGATCATGTGGCTTATGGAAAACCAAAACCTGATCTTTTCATTTATACAGCAGGATTGCTTCATGTTATACCAAGGGAATGTGTCGTTATTGAAGATTCGAAAAACGGAGTTAAAGCCGCAAAGGCTGCAGGAATGAAATGTATAGGCTTTATTAATCCAAACTCAATGAATCAAGATCTTTCACTTGCCGATGTTAAGGTAAACAGTATTAAAGAAATCACTATAGATTTAATAAAAAGTTTAGAATAA
- a CDS encoding radical SAM protein — protein sequence MNFKHVYGPIPSRRLGSSLGISPIPFGTCNLSCVYCQLGRTINMINERKEFFPVEEIIQEFKEYSKNGLDHVDFVSIVGEGEPLLYSKIGELISQIKKITDKPISVITNGVLLSDKNVWKELALVDVVMPSLDAYNKETFKKINRPHKTISFEKYIDGIIQFSKIYEGKIWLELMLVKGVNDDEESLRKIKEIFDKISYDRIYINVPVRPPAEKWAQIPDKKSIELAEEILGGIALDYLAKNDFYSAIEDDYEAIISIITRHPMNQFEIKGFLESRNSKAIDSIIERLENDENIEVINYKGLKMFRLKRLRASRR from the coding sequence ATGAATTTTAAACATGTGTATGGTCCTATCCCTTCACGTAGATTAGGAAGTTCCTTAGGTATCAGCCCAATTCCATTTGGAACATGTAACTTATCTTGTGTCTATTGCCAACTAGGAAGAACCATAAATATGATAAATGAAAGAAAAGAATTTTTTCCGGTTGAAGAAATAATTCAAGAATTTAAAGAATATTCTAAAAATGGACTGGATCATGTTGATTTTGTTTCAATAGTAGGCGAAGGCGAACCGCTTTTGTATTCAAAAATAGGTGAATTAATCTCTCAAATAAAAAAAATAACTGATAAACCAATATCGGTAATTACGAATGGTGTTTTATTATCAGATAAAAATGTTTGGAAAGAATTAGCACTAGTAGACGTGGTAATGCCATCATTAGATGCATATAATAAAGAAACATTTAAAAAAATTAACAGGCCTCATAAAACTATATCTTTTGAAAAGTATATAGATGGAATAATACAATTTTCTAAAATATATGAAGGAAAGATTTGGTTAGAGTTGATGTTGGTCAAAGGCGTTAACGATGATGAGGAATCTTTAAGGAAAATTAAAGAAATTTTTGATAAAATATCTTATGATAGAATATATATCAACGTCCCTGTTAGGCCACCTGCGGAAAAATGGGCGCAAATACCTGATAAAAAGTCTATCGAATTAGCAGAAGAAATATTAGGTGGGATTGCACTTGACTATTTAGCAAAAAATGATTTTTACAGTGCAATAGAAGACGATTACGAAGCAATAATTAGTATAATCACAAGACACCCAATGAATCAATTCGAGATTAAGGGATTTTTAGAAAGTCGTAATAGTAAGGCTATCGATTCAATAATTGAAAGATTAGAAAATGACGAAAATATCGAGGTAATTAACTATAAAGGCTTGAAAATGTTCAGGTTAAAAAGATTAAGGGCTTCTAGGAGGTAA